Proteins encoded by one window of Polaribacter haliotis:
- the sprA gene encoding cell surface protein SprA, whose translation MSTFIKNTFLFLTVAFAVSLTTYAQTKAKKDTIVVKNDSIKLRYDFKSDQKGGLFLDDLAEKVIIFDKTLNRYVIIEKIGNYYTKTPIYLTPREYERYRLKRDMSQYFKDKVSAASGKKKGSKDGQKDLLPTYYVNSKFFESIFGGTAVKVTPTGNLNLKLGFIYQNTDNPQISEENRSNFTFDFDQQINASIRAKVGERLEFTANYDTQASFDFQNLVKIGFTPTEDDIIQGIEAGNVSMPIKNSLINGAQSLFGVKTDLKFGNTNITAVFSQQNSESKTVVSEGGASIQQFELRTTDYDNDRHFFLSQYFIDNYANSLKNYPLISSPINITRIEVWITNRNASTEDFRSIVAIADLAESDPGVFVDENGNIVPSANQAVVSGKNLPFNGANNIYEPNVLNGIRDISTVESTLRNELGMEQGTDFSMLENARKLEINEFKLNSQLGFISLNRRLNDGEVLAVAYEYTVAGNVSGSTKNSFKVGEFSNDGIQAPDNLAVKLLRSEILQTKRPDGNGGEESFPTWRLMMKNVYALGAFPLTQDGFRFEIQYRDDQTGIPSNVLQNAQTAGLANKPLLQVLNLDQLDQSQSRNPDGYFDYVEGITVNSENGFIFFPEPEPFGNDIVQMGPNDNGLDPNTSDVEKYAFRELYLNTKINIKNNFQNKDKYFLKGYFKSENAGGIPIGAFNVPRGSVRVSAGGRQLVEGVDYVVDYNLGRVQIIDPGLQASGTPISVSTENNAVFNQQRKTFMGIDVEHKFSEDLVVGATYLNIEERPLTPKVNFGAEPINNTMLGFNFNYSTEVPYFTKLANKLPFVDTDAPSNISVRGDMAYLIPGTPSGIDVTGAATSYIDDFEASQIPISLLSPLDWYEASTPKYFPNFNGERDDLSYNYKRAKLAWYSVDQIFYGAGETPASIDADELSRAETRQINYQELFPNVQLDITQNSLVRTLDLAYFPEERGSYNFDPNASIAEGKVILPNPETRWGGIMRPLTTNNFDQANVEYIQFWIMDPYENYSITNREGLPQGVNPNNPINQVGDLYINLGNVSEDVLKDNRKMYENGLPEDGLKVAGNNVNRTTWGDVPRNPSIIYAFNEQDGARTNQDLGFDGLNDDEEKNLTGIGQFSTLSDPAADNFQFFRGGNLDAIDASLITRYKDFNNTQGNSPTLNQSPESFPTSSTTYPDVEDINRDQTMNTVESYFEYKISLNKNNLRKGVGYIVDEKVTTVTLENGATQQTKWYQFRVPVRSGTPINNISDFNSIRFVRMFLTNFRIPVVIRFGELDLVRGDWRRYVRTLDPTINNPVDLTQDELNNFEVGVVSIEQNEGSYIQPPGIERERLQGSTTVQLQNEQSVTLKVNRLEPEKIRAIYKNISVDLRRFKRLKMFMHLQENQGESSLADNDLSAIIRLGTDLDENFYQVEIPLKVSRNGTSQLDIWPEGNNLDAFLETFGKIKLERDAAGFPIADIFTSTQQDAGLPYKISVKGNPTLAQLRTIMLGIKNTSLTQKSGEVWFNELRSAGFDNKGGWAAVVNADANFADVANVSLAGSMSTIGFGNVEDRVNQRSLDETKQYDVATTINLGKVLTPKNWGIQLPMSYSIGEKFIDPKFDPQYQDVTLKDALGQNPNSEFSRDYTKRTSISFINVKKNRNPNSTKKPKFYDVENVSVSYAHNKEFHRDYNIQKYINENVTAGASYNYNFGAKSIEPFKNVKFLDSKYLKLIKDFNFNPIPNTFAVNSRINRNYTEQQSRNLVAGLSPQPELKQRRFLFDWDYTVGFDLTKSITLNFNATNSYIYDTFDTSEDIQVFDDFFNTGRANHYHQKLNGTYQLPIDKIPFLSWIKADYAYTADFDWQAAAQSSIDVNGVDVAYVDLVGNVIQNANTHNLNTTFNFDKFYKGLGFEKLLLSKNQRQSSKGLKGAGLPPAPGKINQKKKLSIGKKILKGVYDVVTSVKQGKVSYTENNGQLLPGYTEDVGFLGGAPTSFAFGSQVDIRTKALENGWLVGPRDPNNSEYYNKTYSRTHYNKLDYTFTLKPFTDLNIDVRGNKIKTRDISQQIDVVENGTETGALDNSAPAFENGNFSTSYSMISTVFTDANVLFQNMRDFRSTIANRLATETGNPVSGYGESSQQVLLPAFLAAYSGKSAENVSTSMFRNIPIPNWTLRYNGLMKFKWFKNNFSNFVVSHGYNSSYTVSSFTNNLQFDASNPTASNTAGNYEPELLVSAVTLVDEFSPLIKVDMKMRNSFSLRGEIKSDRTLTMNFNNSTLTDIKGTEYIFGMGYVFKDVKVNTRFTGKKQTLKGDINLRADVSLRDNLTQIRSVDEDNDQISGGQKLFSIKFTADYRLSSNLTASFYYNHQTSKYAISTTFPRQAINGGFNIVYNLGGN comes from the coding sequence TTGAGTACGTTTATAAAAAATACTTTCTTATTTCTAACAGTAGCGTTTGCTGTAAGTTTAACTACATACGCACAAACCAAAGCAAAAAAAGACACTATTGTCGTTAAAAACGATTCTATAAAACTTCGCTACGATTTTAAGAGCGACCAAAAAGGAGGTTTGTTTTTAGATGATTTGGCAGAAAAAGTTATCATTTTCGATAAAACTTTAAACAGGTATGTTATTATTGAAAAAATAGGAAATTACTACACAAAAACACCTATTTATTTAACACCAAGAGAATACGAAAGATATCGCCTAAAACGAGATATGTCTCAGTATTTTAAAGACAAAGTAAGTGCTGCAAGTGGTAAGAAAAAAGGATCTAAAGATGGTCAAAAAGATTTACTACCAACTTATTATGTAAATTCTAAATTTTTCGAATCTATTTTTGGTGGAACCGCAGTTAAAGTAACACCAACAGGAAATTTAAACTTAAAACTTGGGTTTATTTATCAAAATACAGACAATCCACAAATTTCCGAAGAAAACAGAAGCAATTTTACGTTTGATTTCGACCAACAAATTAACGCAAGTATTCGTGCAAAAGTGGGTGAACGTTTAGAATTTACTGCAAATTACGATACACAGGCTTCTTTCGATTTTCAAAACTTAGTAAAAATAGGATTTACACCAACAGAAGACGATATTATTCAAGGAATTGAAGCTGGTAACGTTTCTATGCCTATAAAAAACTCGTTAATTAACGGAGCACAAAGTTTATTTGGGGTAAAAACAGATTTAAAATTTGGGAATACAAACATTACAGCCGTTTTTTCTCAGCAAAATTCCGAGAGTAAAACAGTGGTTTCAGAAGGTGGAGCGTCTATTCAACAATTCGAATTAAGAACGACAGATTACGATAATGATCGTCATTTTTTCTTATCTCAATATTTTATCGATAACTACGCAAATTCACTAAAAAATTATCCATTAATAAGCAGTCCAATAAACATTACAAGAATAGAAGTTTGGATTACCAATAGAAACGCAAGTACAGAAGATTTTAGAAGTATTGTTGCGATTGCAGATTTAGCAGAATCGGATCCAGGTGTATTCGTAGACGAAAATGGAAACATAGTTCCAAGTGCAAACCAAGCTGTAGTTTCTGGAAAAAATTTACCTTTTAACGGAGCTAACAACATTTACGAACCAAATGTTTTAAATGGAATTAGAGATATTTCTACAGTTGAAAGTACCCTAAGAAACGAACTTGGTATGGAACAAGGTACAGACTTTTCCATGTTAGAAAATGCAAGAAAATTAGAAATTAACGAGTTTAAACTAAATTCTCAATTAGGTTTTATTTCTTTAAATAGAAGATTAAACGATGGCGAAGTTTTGGCAGTTGCCTACGAATATACAGTGGCTGGAAATGTAAGTGGAAGTACAAAAAACTCTTTTAAAGTTGGAGAATTTTCTAATGATGGAATTCAAGCTCCAGATAATTTAGCCGTAAAATTATTACGTAGCGAAATATTACAAACAAAAAGACCAGATGGAAATGGTGGTGAAGAATCTTTCCCAACTTGGCGTTTAATGATGAAAAACGTGTATGCTTTAGGTGCTTTTCCATTAACACAAGATGGTTTCCGATTCGAAATTCAATATAGAGACGACCAAACAGGAATTCCTTCTAACGTTTTACAAAATGCACAAACAGCAGGTCTTGCAAACAAACCTTTACTACAAGTATTAAACTTAGACCAATTAGACCAAAGTCAATCTAGAAACCCAGATGGTTATTTCGACTACGTAGAAGGAATTACTGTAAACTCCGAAAACGGATTTATCTTTTTCCCAGAACCAGAACCTTTTGGTAACGATATTGTTCAAATGGGACCAAATGATAATGGTTTAGATCCAAATACATCAGATGTAGAAAAATACGCTTTTAGAGAATTGTATTTGAATACGAAAATCAACATCAAAAATAACTTTCAGAATAAAGACAAATACTTTTTAAAAGGATACTTTAAATCGGAAAATGCTGGTGGAATTCCAATTGGCGCTTTTAATGTTCCAAGAGGTTCTGTAAGAGTTTCTGCTGGAGGAAGACAGTTGGTAGAAGGTGTAGATTATGTAGTAGATTACAATTTAGGAAGAGTGCAAATTATAGATCCAGGTTTACAAGCATCAGGAACTCCAATTAGTGTTTCAACAGAAAATAATGCGGTTTTTAATCAGCAAAGAAAAACCTTTATGGGAATCGATGTTGAGCATAAATTTTCTGAAGATTTAGTAGTTGGTGCTACTTATTTAAATATTGAAGAAAGACCTTTAACACCAAAAGTTAATTTCGGTGCAGAACCTATTAACAATACTATGTTAGGTTTCAATTTTAATTATTCTACAGAAGTGCCTTATTTTACAAAACTAGCAAATAAATTGCCTTTTGTAGATACAGATGCACCATCTAACATTTCTGTAAGAGGAGATATGGCTTATTTAATTCCAGGAACACCAAGTGGAATTGACGTAACTGGTGCAGCTACTTCTTATATAGACGATTTTGAAGCTTCGCAAATTCCTATTAGTTTACTTTCTCCATTAGATTGGTATGAGGCAAGTACACCAAAATATTTCCCTAATTTTAATGGGGAAAGAGACGATTTATCTTACAATTACAAAAGGGCAAAATTGGCATGGTATAGTGTAGATCAAATTTTTTATGGAGCAGGAGAAACTCCAGCAAGTATAGATGCAGACGAACTTTCGAGAGCAGAAACAAGACAAATTAATTACCAGGAATTGTTTCCAAATGTGCAGTTAGATATTACACAAAATTCTTTAGTAAGAACATTAGATTTGGCTTATTTCCCAGAGGAAAGAGGTTCTTATAATTTCGACCCGAACGCAAGTATAGCAGAAGGAAAAGTAATTTTACCAAACCCAGAAACAAGATGGGGAGGAATTATGAGGCCGTTAACAACCAATAATTTCGACCAAGCAAATGTAGAATACATTCAGTTTTGGATTATGGATCCTTACGAAAATTACTCTATTACAAATAGAGAAGGTTTGCCACAAGGTGTAAATCCAAACAATCCTATAAATCAAGTTGGAGATTTGTATATTAACTTAGGAAATGTTTCTGAAGATGTTTTAAAAGATAACCGTAAAATGTACGAAAACGGTTTACCAGAAGACGGATTAAAAGTTGCTGGAAATAATGTAAATAGAACAACTTGGGGAGATGTTCCAAGAAATCCTTCAATAATTTATGCATTTAACGAACAAGATGGAGCAAGAACGAATCAAGATTTAGGTTTTGATGGTTTAAATGACGATGAAGAAAAGAATTTAACAGGAATTGGACAATTTTCAACACTTTCAGATCCTGCAGCAGACAACTTTCAGTTTTTTAGAGGAGGAAATTTAGATGCTATTGATGCATCTTTAATTACTAGATATAAAGACTTTAATAACACTCAAGGAAACTCGCCAACATTAAACCAGTCTCCAGAATCTTTTCCAACTTCATCTACCACATATCCAGATGTAGAGGATATTAACAGAGATCAAACCATGAATACTGTAGAGAGTTATTTTGAATATAAAATCTCTTTAAATAAAAATAATTTACGAAAAGGAGTTGGATATATTGTTGATGAAAAAGTTACGACAGTAACTTTAGAAAATGGAGCTACACAACAAACAAAATGGTATCAATTTAGAGTTCCAGTTAGAAGTGGAACTCCAATAAATAATATTTCGGACTTTAACAGCATTCGTTTTGTAAGAATGTTTTTAACCAATTTTAGAATTCCAGTTGTAATTCGTTTTGGGGAATTAGATTTAGTTCGTGGGGATTGGAGACGTTATGTAAGAACTTTAGATCCAACAATTAACAATCCAGTAGATTTAACCCAAGATGAATTAAATAATTTTGAGGTGGGTGTGGTTAGTATCGAACAAAACGAAGGTAGCTATATACAACCTCCAGGAATAGAGCGTGAACGTTTACAAGGAAGTACAACTGTTCAATTACAAAACGAACAATCTGTAACTTTAAAAGTAAACAGATTAGAACCAGAAAAAATAAGAGCAATTTATAAGAATATTAGTGTAGATTTAAGACGTTTTAAACGTTTAAAAATGTTTATGCATTTACAAGAAAACCAAGGAGAATCTTCTTTGGCTGATAATGATCTTTCTGCAATTATTCGATTAGGAACAGATTTAGACGAGAATTTTTATCAAGTTGAAATCCCTCTTAAAGTATCTAGAAATGGAACTTCGCAATTAGATATTTGGCCAGAAGGAAATAATTTAGATGCGTTTTTAGAAACGTTTGGAAAAATAAAATTAGAAAGAGATGCTGCAGGTTTTCCAATTGCAGATATTTTTACTTCTACACAACAAGATGCTGGCTTACCTTATAAAATTAGTGTAAAAGGAAACCCAACTTTGGCTCAATTAAGAACTATAATGTTAGGTATTAAAAATACTTCTCTAACTCAAAAAAGTGGAGAAGTTTGGTTTAACGAATTACGTTCTGCTGGTTTCGATAATAAAGGTGGTTGGGCTGCAGTAGTAAATGCAGATGCCAACTTTGCAGATGTTGCCAACGTTTCTTTAGCAGGAAGCATGTCTACCATTGGTTTTGGAAATGTAGAAGATCGTGTAAACCAACGTAGTTTAGATGAGACAAAACAATATGATGTTGCTACAACTATAAATTTAGGAAAGGTTTTAACGCCTAAAAATTGGGGAATTCAATTACCAATGAGTTATAGTATTGGAGAGAAATTTATAGATCCTAAATTCGACCCACAATACCAAGATGTTACTTTAAAAGATGCTTTGGGACAAAATCCAAATAGCGAATTTTCTAGAGATTATACAAAACGTACAAGCATTAGTTTTATAAACGTTAAAAAGAATAGAAACCCAAATTCAACAAAAAAACCGAAATTTTACGATGTTGAAAATGTATCTGTTTCTTATGCACACAACAAAGAATTTCATAGAGATTATAATATTCAAAAATACATCAACGAAAACGTAACTGCTGGTGCAAGCTATAATTACAATTTTGGAGCAAAATCAATAGAACCGTTTAAAAATGTAAAGTTTTTAGATAGCAAATATTTAAAATTGATTAAAGATTTTAACTTCAACCCTATTCCAAATACATTTGCTGTAAATTCTAGAATCAATAGAAATTATACAGAACAACAATCTCGTAATTTGGTGGCAGGCTTATCTCCACAACCAGAATTAAAACAACGTAGATTTTTATTCGATTGGGATTATACAGTTGGTTTCGATTTAACGAAATCTATAACCTTAAACTTTAATGCAACCAATAGTTACATTTACGATACATTTGATACGTCTGAAGACATTCAAGTTTTCGACGATTTCTTTAACACAGGAAGAGCGAATCATTATCATCAAAAATTAAATGGTACTTACCAATTACCAATCGATAAAATACCTTTTTTAAGCTGGATAAAAGCAGATTATGCATACACAGCAGATTTCGATTGGCAAGCTGCAGCACAAAGTTCTATAGATGTAAATGGAGTAGATGTTGCTTATGTAGATTTGGTTGGTAATGTTATTCAGAATGCAAATACACACAATTTAAACACTACTTTTAATTTCGATAAATTTTACAAAGGTCTTGGTTTCGAAAAACTATTACTTAGTAAGAATCAAAGACAAAGTTCAAAAGGATTAAAAGGAGCTGGCTTACCTCCTGCTCCTGGAAAAATAAATCAGAAAAAAAAGCTTTCTATAGGTAAAAAAATATTGAAAGGTGTTTACGATGTTGTAACTTCTGTAAAGCAAGGAAAAGTTAGTTACACAGAAAATAATGGGCAATTATTACCTGGTTACACAGAAGATGTTGGCTTCTTAGGTGGTGCACCCACTTCTTTTGCATTTGGTAGCCAAGTAGATATTAGAACAAAAGCTTTAGAAAATGGCTGGTTAGTTGGTCCAAGAGATCCAAACAATAGCGAATATTATAACAAAACATACAGTAGAACACACTATAACAAGTTAGACTATACATTTACTTTAAAACCTTTTACAGATTTAAATATCGATGTTAGAGGAAATAAAATTAAAACGAGAGATATCTCGCAACAAATAGATGTTGTAGAAAATGGAACTGAAACAGGAGCTTTAGATAATAGTGCTCCAGCTTTCGAAAACGGAAACTTTAGTACAAGTTATTCTATGATTTCTACCGTTTTTACAGATGCAAATGTACTTTTTCAAAACATGCGAGATTTCAGAAGTACAATTGCAAACAGGTTGGCTACAGAAACTGGAAATCCTGTTTCTGGTTATGGAGAAAGTAGTCAGCAAGTTTTATTACCTGCTTTTTTAGCTGCATATTCTGGAAAAAGTGCAGAGAATGTAAGTACTTCTATGTTTAGAAATATTCCAATACCAAATTGGACTTTACGTTACAATGGTTTAATGAAATTTAAATGGTTTAAAAATAATTTTAGCAATTTTGTGGTTTCACATGGTTATAATTCTTCTTACACAGTTTCTAGCTTTACAAATAATTTACAATTCGATGCTTCAAACCCAACAGCATCTAATACTGCTGGAAATTACGAACCAGAACTTTTAGTGTCTGCAGTAACTTTGGTAGACGAATTTTCTCCATTGATAAAAGTAGATATGAAAATGAGAAATTCATTTTCATTAAGAGGAGAAATAAAAAGTGATAGAACATTAACAATGAATTTTAATAACAGCACTTTAACTGATATTAAAGGAACAGAGTATATTTTTGGAATGGGCTATGTTTTTAAAGACGTAAAAGTAAACACTCGATTTACAGGTAAAAAACAAACTTTAAAAGGAGATATTAACTTAAGAGCAGATGTATCTTTAAGAGATAATTTAACACAAATTAGGTCTGTAGATGAAGATAATGATCAAATTAGTGGTGGACAGAAATTATTTTCTATTAAATTTACCGCGGATTATAGATTAAGTAGTAATTTAACAGCGTCGTTTTATTACAATCATCAAACGTCGAAATATGCGATTTCTACCACTTTTCCAAGACAGGCAATTAATGGTGGCTTTAATATCGTTTACAATTTAGGAGGAAATTAA
- the ruvA gene encoding Holliday junction branch migration protein RuvA, with protein sequence MITQVRGKLVEKSPTEVVVDCNGVGYLLHISLNTFSSLPEDENVVLFTHLSIREDAHTLFGFISKTEREVFKLLISVSGVGPSIARTMCSSMTSEEIQNAIASENVALIQSVKGIGAKTAQRVIVDLKDKILKTFNMDEVSLSVSNTNKDEALSALEVLGFQRKQSDKLVSAILKENSDASVEQIIKLALKSL encoded by the coding sequence ATGATTACACAAGTTAGAGGAAAATTAGTAGAAAAAAGTCCGACAGAAGTTGTTGTCGATTGCAATGGTGTTGGGTATTTACTTCATATTTCTCTAAATACATTTTCTAGTTTACCAGAAGACGAAAACGTTGTTTTATTCACACACTTATCCATTAGAGAAGATGCACACACACTTTTTGGGTTTATTAGCAAAACAGAAAGAGAAGTATTTAAACTTTTAATTTCTGTTTCTGGGGTTGGGCCAAGTATTGCAAGAACTATGTGTTCTTCGATGACTTCAGAAGAAATACAAAATGCAATTGCATCCGAAAATGTGGCTTTAATTCAGTCTGTAAAAGGTATTGGAGCAAAAACTGCACAAAGAGTTATTGTAGATTTAAAAGATAAAATCTTAAAGACTTTTAATATGGATGAAGTTTCTCTTTCTGTAAGCAATACAAACAAAGATGAAGCGTTATCTGCTTTAGAAGTTTTAGGTTTCCAAAGAAAACAGTCAGACAAGCTAGTTTCTGCTATTTTGAAAGAAAATTCAGATGCTTCTGTAGAGCAAATCATAAAATTAGCCTTAAAAAGTTTATAA
- a CDS encoding NADP-dependent malic enzyme encodes MSDSRKRHEALLYHAKPKPGKIEVVPTKKYATQHDLALAYSPGVAEPCLEIAKDKNNAYKYTSKGNLVAVISNGTAVLGLGDIGPEASKPVMEGKGLLFKIFADIDVFDIEVDATDVEHFIATVKAIAPTFGGINLEDIKAPEAFEIETRLKAELDIPVMHDDQHGTAIISAAALKNAIDISEKDITKVKIVVNGAGAAAISCTRLYLKLGVKRENVVMCDSKGVIRKDRDNLSSQKAEFATDQDITTLEEAMQNADVFIGLSMGNVVTPEMLLGMAKNPIVFAMANPDPEIEYDVAVATRKDIIMATGRSDHPNQVNNVLGFPFIFRGALDVRATKINEEMKMAAVHALADLAKKSVPEQVNIVYDEVSLTYGKEYIIPKPFDPRLIYEIPPAIAKAAMDSGVALEPITDWDKYREELMERSGSGSKEIRLLHNRAKSNPKRIVFAEADHLDVLKAAQRVHEEKLGKPILLGRKEVILELKAEIGFTGNVPIIDPKTDEENERRNRFGESYWKTRQRKGRTLSEAKKLMRERNYFAAMMVNEGEADALITGYSRPYPSVVKPMLELIERDKDVSRIAACNLMLTKQGPLFLADTTINENPSAKELAKIAQMTGNFASMFGVSPNIAMLSYSNFGSSNSDTSKKIREAVSYIHRNFPKVVIDGEIQADFALNPELLAKEFPFSKLNGKKVNVLIFPNLESANITYKLMKEVQGAESIGPVILGFDKPVHILQLGASVDEMVNMAALAVVDAQQKEKRRKK; translated from the coding sequence ATGAGTGATTCTAGAAAAAGACACGAAGCTTTACTATACCACGCAAAACCAAAACCAGGAAAGATTGAAGTTGTACCAACTAAGAAGTATGCAACACAACACGATTTAGCATTAGCTTATTCTCCTGGAGTTGCAGAGCCTTGTTTGGAAATTGCAAAAGATAAAAATAACGCCTATAAATATACCTCTAAAGGAAATTTAGTGGCTGTAATTTCGAATGGTACTGCAGTTTTAGGTTTGGGAGATATTGGCCCTGAAGCCTCTAAACCAGTAATGGAAGGAAAAGGTTTGTTATTTAAAATATTTGCAGATATCGATGTTTTCGATATTGAAGTAGATGCAACAGATGTAGAGCATTTTATAGCCACTGTAAAAGCAATTGCACCTACTTTTGGCGGCATTAATTTAGAAGACATAAAAGCGCCAGAAGCGTTCGAAATAGAAACAAGGTTAAAAGCAGAATTAGACATTCCTGTAATGCATGACGACCAGCATGGAACTGCAATTATTTCTGCGGCTGCTTTAAAAAATGCGATTGATATTTCCGAAAAAGATATTACAAAAGTAAAAATAGTAGTAAATGGAGCTGGTGCAGCTGCAATTTCTTGTACTCGTTTGTATTTAAAATTGGGTGTAAAAAGAGAAAATGTAGTTATGTGCGATAGTAAAGGTGTTATCAGAAAAGATAGAGACAACTTAAGTTCGCAAAAAGCTGAGTTCGCAACAGACCAAGATATTACCACTCTAGAGGAAGCCATGCAAAATGCAGACGTATTTATTGGTCTTTCTATGGGAAATGTGGTAACACCAGAAATGTTATTAGGTATGGCCAAAAACCCAATTGTTTTTGCAATGGCTAACCCAGATCCAGAAATTGAATACGATGTCGCAGTTGCAACTAGAAAAGATATTATTATGGCAACTGGAAGATCGGACCATCCTAACCAAGTGAATAATGTATTAGGTTTTCCGTTTATTTTTAGAGGTGCTTTAGACGTTAGGGCTACAAAAATTAATGAGGAAATGAAAATGGCAGCTGTACATGCTTTAGCAGATTTGGCTAAAAAATCGGTTCCAGAACAAGTAAATATTGTGTATGATGAAGTAAGTTTAACTTACGGTAAAGAATACATTATTCCAAAACCATTTGATCCAAGATTAATTTATGAAATACCTCCAGCTATTGCAAAAGCTGCAATGGATTCTGGGGTTGCTTTAGAACCTATAACAGATTGGGACAAATATCGCGAAGAATTAATGGAACGTTCTGGTTCTGGATCTAAAGAAATTAGGCTTTTACACAACAGAGCAAAGAGCAATCCAAAACGTATCGTTTTTGCAGAAGCAGATCATTTAGATGTATTAAAAGCAGCTCAAAGAGTGCATGAAGAAAAACTAGGAAAACCAATTCTTTTAGGAAGAAAAGAAGTTATTTTAGAACTAAAAGCAGAAATAGGTTTTACAGGTAATGTACCAATTATAGACCCAAAAACAGATGAAGAAAACGAAAGAAGAAATCGTTTTGGAGAATCGTATTGGAAAACCCGCCAAAGAAAAGGAAGAACACTTTCTGAAGCAAAAAAATTAATGCGAGAACGTAATTATTTCGCTGCAATGATGGTAAATGAAGGCGAAGCAGACGCTTTAATTACTGGATATTCTAGGCCTTATCCTTCTGTAGTAAAACCAATGCTAGAGTTAATTGAAAGAGATAAAGATGTTTCTAGAATTGCAGCTTGTAATTTAATGTTAACGAAACAAGGTCCATTATTTTTAGCAGATACAACTATAAACGAGAATCCAAGTGCAAAAGAATTAGCAAAAATTGCACAAATGACTGGTAATTTTGCAAGTATGTTTGGTGTAAGTCCAAATATTGCAATGTTATCTTATTCTAATTTTGGATCATCAAACTCAGATACTTCTAAGAAAATTAGAGAAGCGGTTTCTTACATTCATCGTAATTTCCCTAAAGTGGTTATAGATGGAGAAATTCAAGCAGATTTTGCATTAAATCCAGAATTATTAGCAAAAGAATTTCCTTTTTCTAAACTGAATGGAAAAAAAGTAAATGTGCTGATTTTCCCAAATTTAGAATCTGCAAATATTACTTATAAATTAATGAAAGAAGTACAAGGTGCAGAATCTATTGGCCCAGTAATATTAGGATTCGATAAACCTGTACATATTTTACAATTAGGTGCAAGTGTAGACGAGATGGTAAATATGGCTGCTTTGGCGGTTGTAGATGCGCAACAAAAAGAGAAGAGGAGGAAGAAGTAG